In Planctomycetota bacterium, the DNA window CGCGCCCTGATCCTTACGATTGCACTGGGCGGCTATGCAGGCGTCGAGTCGCCGAACTCGAACCGCCACCGGCGGATCGGCTGGCCGATCGCCCGCTGCAGCGCAAGAGCCCCCCCACCGCGGAGCCATCGCGAGGCCTCGTGCTGGTCGGCCGCATCCCGCACGCGGACCGCCAGCACGCCGCGGACCACGCCCTCCGCCGAGGTCGACGAGGAGATGCCCAGCGGCGCGAGCTCTGCCCACGCATCGGCCAGGCGATCACCCGTCCGAGCGGTGGCCTGGTACCGGGCGGCCGCCCGCCGCACCTGCCGGCGGATCTCCACGTCGCGACTCCGGGTCCGCCACTCGCGGAGCTGGGCGATCGAGTCGATGCCGCGGTCGTTGATGGAGGGTAGCCTGGGCATGATCTTGCATTCGGGTATTGTTTGATTCTCGATACAGAAAATTAGATAAATGTTTGGATCTGTGTTCGGCGTCGTCGCGCAGCATAGGTCTATCCTGCGGCGTGCCGACCCGCATCACGCTCTCGGGCCTCACCAAGACCTACGGCCGTGGATCCAAGGCCACCACCGCCGTCGACGCGGTGGACCTGGCCATCGAACCGGGCGAGCTGTTCTTCTTGCTGGGCCCCTCGGGCTGCGGCAAGACGACACTGCTCCGCATGATCGCCGGCTTCATCCAGCCCAACGCGGGCACCATCCGGTTCGATGATCGCGATGTGACCGGCCAAGAACCAAACAAAAGGAACACGGGCATGGTGTTCCAGAGCTACGCGCTCTGGCCCCACATGACCGTGGCCGACAACGTCGGCTTCGGCTTGAAGACCCGGACCATCGGCCGCCAGGAACGGCAGGTCCGGATCGACGAGGCGCTCGCCGATGTCAAGATGTCGCCCTACGCCGCGCGCCGCCCCGGCGAACTCTCGGGCGGCCAGCAGCAGCGCGTGGCGCTGGCCCGAGCCCTCGTGGTCCGGCCCAGCGTCCTTCTGCTCGACGAGCCCCTCTCGAACCTCGACGCGGGCCTGCGGGCCGAGCTCCGAGACGAGATCCGACGCATCTGCAAGGACAGCGGCATCACGTCCATCTATGTGACGCACGACCAGAAGGAAGCGCTGAGCATCGGCGACCGGATCGCGCTGATGTCCGGCGGCCGGATCGTCCAGTCCGGCTCTCCATCGGAGCTGTACCGCCGGCCACGGGATGCCTTTGCCGCTTCGTTCCTGGGCGAAACCAACCTTCTCTCCGGCAGATCGATGGCGTCGGTCGCTCCCGAGGAGCCAGTGGAGGTCTCTACGCCGATGGGTGTTCTACGTGGAACGGCCGCCCACGCGCTGCGTGCCGACGAGACCGTGGGGGTGTCCATCCGCCCCGAGGCGCTCTCGATCGCCACAGACGGGCCCTTTGTGGGCACAGTCCAGTCCACGACCTATCTCGGCGACACGGCCCAGCATCGCGTTCGCATGGGCGATGGCCTGACGCTCACGGTGTCCCAGTTCGCCCCCGCAGGCGAGATGCCGAGCGGCCAGGTCCGCCTCAGGACAGACGCCGCCGACGTCGTCGTCTTCCCGGGCTAGCCGGCAGGTACCTCGATCGAGAACGTGGAACCCCGATCCGGCGTCGATTCGACCGCTAGGCTGCCCCCCCACAGGTCGCAGAGCTGCCGCGAGATTACCAGCCCGAGGCCGCGCGACCCACGGGGCGGATGGCCGTCCCGGATCGCCCGGACGTCTCTTTCGTCCAGCCCCTTGCCTCGGTCGGCCACACGGATTGTCCATGTGGCCTTCTGCCAGGCGGTTGCGGGTCGATAGGCCGCATCGAGCCGGACGGTGCCATCGGCATTCGATGCCCGCACGGCGTTGAGGATCAGGTTGATCAGCACGTGCTCGAGGGCGGGGGCCGGCACGATCGCGATGCCCTCGTCGTGGAATGCGAGCTCGATTCGCACGCTCGCGGCGCTCGCCGCTTGACGCGTGCACTCGACGGCCGCCCTCATCGCATCGGCCACGTTGCACGTGGAACCGACCCGATCGGCCTCCTTGGACAGATCCAATAGCAGGCCGCAGATCGAGACGGCTCGCTGGCATCGATCGATGGTCTGCTCGAGGAGATCGTCCCGCAGCTGCGAGTCGTCGTCTCGATCTCGCAGCACGTCGGCGAGGCCAACGATCGGCGTCAGCAGGTTGTTGACCTCGTGGGCGATGGCGCCGGCCATCGGTTCGATGCTGGCATCGTCATCGGGCGTGGGCTGGCGGGAAGATGACACGTTGCTGTATCGACGCCCGGTGGGCGGCTCATAAGGCCGATGACCGCCGTTCATGCGCCTTCGCCGCCGCAAGCCGATACGGTACACCATGCCGAATCCTCGACCGCGCAAGCTTGGCAGGGGCCTCACAAGCCTCATCGATCAAAAGCCAAACGAAATACAAACACAGGAACAAGAATTGGATGCGTCACCATCCGAGTTGCGGATGGTCGAGATGCCGATTGATCAGATCGAGCCCAACCCGATGCAGCCCCGCCGCCGCTTCGATGATCGCCGGCTTGCCGAACTGGCGGCCTCGATCAAGCAGGCGGGGGTGATGCAGCCGATCGTCGTCCGGCCCCGGCCCTCGGGCGGCTATCAGATCGTGGCGGGGGAGCGACGCTGGCGGGCGGCTCGGCAGGCGGGCCTGGCGTCGGTGCCCGCGGTGGTCCGCGAGCTGGACGATCGCCGAACGGCGGAGCTGGCGCTCATCGAGAACGTGCAGCGGGCCGACCTGAACCCGATCGAGAAGGCGATCGCGTTCCGGACGCTGATTGCCCGCTTCGAGCTGACGCAGGCGCAGGTGGCCGAGCGGGTCGGGCTCGATCGCTCGAGCGTGACCAACCTGCTGCGGCTGCTCGATCTGCCAGACGACCTGCAGCAGCTGATCGCGGACGGCAGCCTGTCGGCGGGCCACGGCAAGGTGCTGGTGTCGGTTGCGGACGCCGACGCGCGGCGGGAGCTGGCGGAGCGCTGCATCGCCGAGCAGCTCTCGGTCCGACAGGTCGAGAAGCTCGCGCGGGACGCCGGAGAGACGAAGCGCAAGCCCGAGCGAGCCGACTCCAATCACAACGCGAACATCGCGAGGCTCGAAGAGGTGTTAGGCGAACAACTCAAGACCAAGGTCCGCATCGATGCGCGGGGCGATGGGACCTCCGGCCGGCTCGTGCTGGAGTTCTACAGCCTCGAGCACTTCGACGGCCTGCTGCAGCGGCTGGGCTGTTCGTCGAGCTAGCGCGCGTCGTGTTTACTTGAGCAATCGCGCAAGGTAACATCTCTACCTTTCACTTCGCTGGTCGCATCGTTGTACCAAGCGACATTTCTCTGATTCTCTGGAGTTCAAAACATGGCTAAGAAGAAGCGAGCGCGCCGCTCTAAAGCTGTTGACTTGGGTGGCGTCTCCATCGAGCAGCTGCAGGCCGAGCTGGAGCGACGCGAGGCGGAGGCCGAGGAGCTGGAGGCCGAGCGCGCGGAGCTCGTGGACCGCATCGACGAGATCGATGCGCACCTCGCCGAGATCGATGCGCTCGCGGCCGGCGCGGGCACGAGCCAGGGCGGGCGCAGCAAGAAGAAGAGGCGCACGTCGGGCCGCAAGAAGACGACCAAGCGTGGAGCGCGTCGCCGTCCGAAGAACGACATGAATCTCGTGGACGCGCTCGCGCACACGCTCA includes these proteins:
- a CDS encoding ABC transporter ATP-binding protein; the protein is MPTRITLSGLTKTYGRGSKATTAVDAVDLAIEPGELFFLLGPSGCGKTTLLRMIAGFIQPNAGTIRFDDRDVTGQEPNKRNTGMVFQSYALWPHMTVADNVGFGLKTRTIGRQERQVRIDEALADVKMSPYAARRPGELSGGQQQRVALARALVVRPSVLLLDEPLSNLDAGLRAELRDEIRRICKDSGITSIYVTHDQKEALSIGDRIALMSGGRIVQSGSPSELYRRPRDAFAASFLGETNLLSGRSMASVAPEEPVEVSTPMGVLRGTAAHALRADETVGVSIRPEALSIATDGPFVGTVQSTTYLGDTAQHRVRMGDGLTLTVSQFAPAGEMPSGQVRLRTDAADVVVFPG
- a CDS encoding HAMP domain-containing sensor histidine kinase, encoding MSSSRQPTPDDDASIEPMAGAIAHEVNNLLTPIVGLADVLRDRDDDSQLRDDLLEQTIDRCQRAVSICGLLLDLSKEADRVGSTCNVADAMRAAVECTRQAASAASVRIELAFHDEGIAIVPAPALEHVLINLILNAVRASNADGTVRLDAAYRPATAWQKATWTIRVADRGKGLDERDVRAIRDGHPPRGSRGLGLVISRQLCDLWGGSLAVESTPDRGSTFSIEVPAG
- a CDS encoding ParB/RepB/Spo0J family partition protein, translated to MPIDQIEPNPMQPRRRFDDRRLAELAASIKQAGVMQPIVVRPRPSGGYQIVAGERRWRAARQAGLASVPAVVRELDDRRTAELALIENVQRADLNPIEKAIAFRTLIARFELTQAQVAERVGLDRSSVTNLLRLLDLPDDLQQLIADGSLSAGHGKVLVSVADADARRELAERCIAEQLSVRQVEKLARDAGETKRKPERADSNHNANIARLEEVLGEQLKTKVRIDARGDGTSGRLVLEFYSLEHFDGLLQRLGCSSS